One Spiroplasma endosymbiont of Nebria brevicollis DNA window includes the following coding sequences:
- the thrS gene encoding threonine--tRNA ligase: protein MKINVNTLDGKLKSYHLDQPVTGYELLLKDDAKQAASIIAFTLNGQLKDLHWKIKEDAEVKFVTKNETLGWTVLNYGCAMVLAHAIKIMYPKALITVAKTNDDGFYLDFDYSTRLTNEDLVKIEKQMHELLKNNLTVARVCQTQVESLKSHSENPFALEYIKLNHVNGLKCSYLVDNKTLVVASGVAINETKSMKAFKLLNITGAYWLGNDKNKQLQRITGICHYSKDQLQAVIKDIEDRKNRDHRKLGKELNIFTFNDDCGKGLPIFLPNGMMIKKILQSYLREQEFKWEYQEVATPVLGSVELYKKTGHWDHYRENMFSPTEKEGEQLVLRPMTCPHHCMIYKSVPRSYRDLPLRLSEHALLYRYEASGALTGLERVRSMELTDSHIFVRRDQMKEEFKRCYQLIAEVLKTLNIKIDYLSLSLRDPADKEKYFNDNKMWVEAETALREVLDELKLDYKPMIGEAAFYGPKFDVQIKTALGHEITISTIQFDFLLPRKFNLTYIDQNNHEVNPVIVHRGLIGTYERFIATLLEQTKGVFPLWLSPTQIAILPINDTQPMLEYANLIHETCKQNNIRTEIISSGTISKRIAEAQTQKVPYQIVVGQKELNDNKISYRQYGQKESFTSDLISFLKLLVKQVNDKK, encoded by the coding sequence ATGAAAATTAATGTAAATACACTAGATGGTAAATTAAAATCTTATCATTTAGACCAACCTGTCACTGGTTATGAATTATTATTGAAAGATGATGCTAAGCAAGCAGCTTCGATCATTGCTTTCACATTGAATGGTCAATTAAAAGATTTACACTGAAAAATTAAAGAAGATGCTGAAGTTAAATTTGTTACTAAAAATGAAACTTTAGGCTGAACAGTTTTAAACTATGGTTGCGCCATGGTTTTAGCACATGCTATTAAAATTATGTACCCAAAAGCATTAATTACTGTTGCTAAAACCAATGATGATGGTTTCTATTTAGATTTTGACTACAGTACTCGTTTAACAAACGAAGATTTAGTTAAAATTGAAAAACAAATGCATGAATTATTAAAAAATAATTTAACTGTTGCTCGAGTTTGTCAAACCCAAGTTGAGTCATTAAAAAGTCATAGTGAAAATCCGTTTGCTTTAGAATATATTAAATTAAATCATGTTAATGGTTTAAAATGCTCATACTTGGTAGACAATAAAACCTTAGTAGTTGCTTCGGGAGTTGCCATTAATGAAACAAAGTCGATGAAAGCTTTTAAATTATTAAATATTACTGGTGCTTATTGATTAGGTAATGATAAAAACAAACAATTACAAAGAATTACTGGCATTTGTCACTATTCAAAAGACCAACTACAAGCAGTAATTAAAGATATTGAAGACCGTAAAAATCGTGATCATCGTAAATTAGGGAAAGAATTAAATATTTTTACCTTCAACGATGATTGTGGAAAAGGATTACCAATCTTTTTACCTAATGGGATGATGATTAAAAAAATTTTACAAAGTTATTTACGTGAACAAGAATTCAAATGAGAATATCAAGAAGTAGCAACACCAGTTTTAGGTTCAGTTGAACTTTATAAAAAAACTGGTCACTGAGACCACTATCGTGAGAATATGTTTAGTCCGACTGAAAAAGAAGGCGAACAGTTAGTATTACGACCAATGACTTGTCCACATCATTGTATGATTTATAAAAGTGTGCCTCGTAGTTATCGTGATTTACCATTGCGCTTAAGTGAACATGCTTTACTATATCGTTATGAAGCAAGTGGTGCTTTAACTGGCTTAGAACGTGTTCGTAGTATGGAATTAACTGATTCACATATCTTTGTGCGTCGTGACCAAATGAAAGAAGAATTCAAACGCTGTTATCAATTAATTGCTGAAGTTTTAAAAACTTTAAATATTAAAATTGATTACTTATCATTATCATTACGTGACCCTGCTGATAAAGAAAAATATTTTAATGATAATAAAATGTGAGTTGAAGCAGAAACAGCATTACGTGAAGTATTGGATGAATTAAAGTTAGACTATAAACCGATGATTGGTGAAGCTGCCTTTTATGGTCCTAAGTTTGATGTTCAAATTAAAACAGCACTAGGTCATGAAATTACTATCTCTACTATTCAGTTTGACTTTTTGTTACCAAGAAAGTTTAATTTAACTTATATTGACCAAAACAATCACGAAGTTAACCCAGTTATTGTCCACCGTGGTTTAATTGGTACTTACGAACGTTTTATTGCGACACTGTTAGAACAAACAAAAGGGGTATTCCCACTATGACTATCTCCAACCCAAATTGCTATTTTACCAATTAATGATACTCAACCGATGTTAGAATATGCTAATCTGATTCATGAAACATGTAAGCAAAATAATATTCGTACCGAAATCATTAGCAGTGGCACTATTAGTAAACGAATTGCTGAAGCACAAACCCAAAAAGTGCCTTATCAAATTGTTGTTGGACAAAAAGAATTGAATGATAATAAAATAAGTTATCGCCAATATGGACAAAAAGAAAGTTTCACTAGTGATTTAATATCATTTTTGAAATTATTAGTAAAACAAGTTAATGATAAAAAATAA
- a CDS encoding RNA methyltransferase, whose amino-acid sequence MKQIMSLKNPLIQDLVLLHNKKYRDTKQLFLIEGDHLITVAFSQKQLTTILIDEKYYNKFDELLKACDGVDVILINEMIIKKLSQNKSPQPLIGLCTMKKVNTYLTNNNIIMIDTIQDPGNLGNILRSAVAFNISEIYLSQGSVDLYNHKVISASQGAIFYSNVYYEEFEQLLTKLKDKQYKIYGTFLHEPNTTKLNKITFSGKTALLFGNEGQGINDKYKSYIDTNMIIKTTSNVESLNLATSIAIVIYCLFVSNILK is encoded by the coding sequence ATGAAGCAAATAATGTCACTTAAAAATCCCCTAATTCAAGACTTAGTATTATTGCACAATAAAAAATATCGTGATACAAAACAATTGTTTTTAATTGAAGGAGACCATTTAATTACTGTTGCCTTTAGTCAAAAGCAATTAACAACAATATTGATAGATGAAAAATATTACAATAAATTTGATGAATTATTGAAAGCTTGTGATGGTGTTGATGTTATTCTTATTAATGAGATGATTATTAAAAAATTGTCACAAAATAAATCACCACAACCTTTAATTGGACTATGTACCATGAAAAAAGTTAATACTTATTTAACTAATAATAATATTATTATGATTGATACCATTCAAGACCCAGGTAATTTAGGGAATATTCTGCGAAGTGCGGTTGCTTTTAATATTTCTGAAATTTACTTATCACAAGGTAGTGTTGATCTATATAATCATAAGGTAATTAGTGCAAGTCAAGGAGCAATTTTTTATAGTAATGTTTATTATGAAGAATTTGAACAGTTGTTAACAAAATTAAAGGACAAACAATATAAAATTTATGGAACATTTTTACACGAACCTAATACTACTAAATTAAATAAAATTACTTTTTCTGGTAAAACCGCTCTACTATTTGGTAATGAAGGGCAAGGTATCAATGACAAGTATAAAAGTTATATTGATACTAACATGATTATTAAAACTACGTCTAATGTAGAATCACTAAACCTTGCAACAAGTATTGCCATTGTAATATATTGCTTATTTGTTAGTAATATATTAAAATAA
- a CDS encoding SprT family zinc-dependent metalloprotease, with translation MAIVKTFNYDNTQWEYIITYKQQKHMYLKVRNDKILVSVPFFMQEKLVEDFIIKSLPKITKNKVVKERNLVINGQDDYVYFLNEKYPIFIKYHSQKTAINFDYPQLVIFTKLQDWKQIQIKIEIFLRKEALAIFMSRLQYWSQIMGIDFNTLKIRSMVSKWGICQPIAKIITLNYKLIHYSYDIIDYVIIHELAHIVHGHHQKSFWNYVMQFCPKYQDCQKFLKQNRGC, from the coding sequence ATGGCTATTGTTAAAACTTTTAATTATGACAATACACAATGAGAATATATAATTACGTATAAACAACAAAAGCATATGTATTTAAAAGTTCGTAATGATAAAATTCTTGTTAGCGTCCCATTTTTTATGCAAGAAAAATTAGTTGAAGATTTTATTATCAAAAGTTTACCAAAAATTACAAAGAATAAAGTAGTAAAAGAACGTAATCTGGTTATTAATGGTCAAGATGATTACGTTTACTTTTTAAATGAAAAATACCCTATCTTTATTAAGTATCATTCTCAAAAAACAGCAATTAATTTTGATTATCCGCAATTAGTTATATTTACTAAGTTACAAGATTGAAAACAAATCCAAATAAAAATTGAAATATTTTTAAGAAAGGAAGCGTTGGCAATTTTTATGAGTCGTTTGCAATATTGGTCACAAATTATGGGTATTGACTTTAATACGCTTAAAATTCGCTCAATGGTTAGTAAATGGGGAATTTGTCAACCAATTGCAAAAATAATTACACTTAATTACAAATTAATTCACTATAGTTATGACATTATTGATTATGTTATCATTCATGAACTAGCTCATATTGTTCATGGTCACCACCAAAAATCTTTTTGAAACTATGTTATGCAATTTTGCCCTAAGTATCAAGATTGTCAAAAATTTTTAAAACAAAATAGGGGTTGCTAA
- the pheS gene encoding phenylalanine--tRNA ligase subunit alpha — protein MLEVSDLKKKLDIIRQQAFINIEKINDLYELQVTKTQYLGKNSAINGILKSVTQLPHQYRIEIGQLTNKLKKEISDKITIKFNEIEKRVIDEKLKDSEIDLTLPGFDFSIGHRNPLLKTVDDIANIFKNLGYQIVSGNEVENEEYNFNRLNLPDNHPARAMQDTFYLDNNSKEANRWLLRTHATNITARILSKQNKNKQKVEAVISLGNVYRKDDDDATHSHQFMQIDGFVVAPNITFANLKWTLNHFCQQMFGLETKTRLRPSYFPFTEPSVEVDVNCPMCKLQGCSLCKHTGWIEVLGAGMIHPNVFTAAGLDGATTGFAFGVGIERIAMIKYGIDDIRLFYNNDLRFLKQF, from the coding sequence GTGTTAGAAGTTAGTGACTTAAAAAAGAAATTAGATATTATTAGACAACAAGCTTTTATTAATATTGAAAAGATTAATGATTTATATGAATTACAAGTAACAAAAACCCAATATTTAGGCAAAAACTCAGCAATTAATGGTATTTTAAAGTCGGTTACTCAATTACCTCATCAATATCGAATCGAAATTGGTCAATTAACTAATAAACTTAAGAAAGAAATTTCTGATAAAATAACTATTAAGTTTAATGAAATTGAAAAAAGAGTAATTGATGAAAAATTAAAAGATTCTGAAATCGATTTAACTTTACCAGGTTTTGATTTCAGTATTGGTCATCGTAATCCTTTATTAAAAACAGTTGATGATATTGCTAATATTTTTAAAAATTTAGGTTATCAAATTGTCAGTGGTAATGAAGTTGAAAATGAAGAATACAATTTTAATCGTTTAAATTTACCTGATAATCATCCAGCACGCGCGATGCAAGATACTTTTTATTTAGATAATAATAGTAAAGAAGCAAATCGTTGATTGTTAAGAACTCATGCTACTAACATTACTGCTCGTATTTTAAGTAAACAAAATAAAAATAAACAAAAAGTAGAAGCTGTTATTAGTTTAGGCAATGTTTATCGTAAAGATGATGATGATGCTACTCATTCTCATCAATTTATGCAAATTGATGGATTTGTTGTTGCTCCAAATATTACCTTTGCTAATTTAAAATGAACTTTAAATCATTTTTGTCAACAAATGTTTGGTTTAGAAACTAAAACTCGTTTACGCCCCAGTTATTTTCCTTTTACCGAGCCTTCAGTAGAAGTAGATGTTAATTGTCCAATGTGTAAGTTACAAGGCTGTTCATTATGCAAACATACAGGTTGAATTGAAGTTCTTGGCGCAGGAATGATTCATCCTAATGTTTTTACCGCTGCAGGTTTAGATGGAGCAACCACAGGTTTTGCCTTTGGTGTAGGAATCGAAAGAATTGCTATGATTAAGTATGGTATTGATGATATTAGATTGTTTTATAATAATGATTTACGTTTCTTAAAACAATTTTAA
- the rplT gene encoding 50S ribosomal protein L20, with protein MARVKGGYTTNHRRKKILKLAKGYYGAKHTLYRTANEQVMNSLAYAYRDRKNRKREFRKLWITRINAAVRNYDLSYSRFIDGLNKANINLNRKILSELAINQPEEFEKLVIASKAALA; from the coding sequence ATGGCTCGAGTTAAAGGTGGTTATACAACTAATCATCGTCGTAAAAAAATATTAAAATTAGCTAAAGGATACTATGGAGCAAAACATACTCTATACCGTACAGCCAATGAACAAGTTATGAATTCCCTTGCGTATGCTTACCGTGACCGTAAGAATCGTAAACGCGAATTCCGTAAACTTTGAATTACTAGAATTAATGCTGCTGTTCGTAATTATGATTTATCATACTCACGTTTTATTGACGGTTTGAATAAAGCAAATATTAATTTAAATCGTAAAATATTATCAGAATTAGCAATTAATCAACCAGAAGAATTTGAAAAATTAGTTATTGCATCTAAAGCTGCTTTAGCATAA
- the rpmI gene encoding 50S ribosomal protein L35: MPKMKTKKAIKKRIKITGTGKIMCGTAGVSHLAQNKTTKQKRQARGWGLVDATDYRRWKKIKIS, encoded by the coding sequence ATGCCAAAAATGAAAACAAAAAAGGCCATTAAAAAGCGTATTAAAATTACCGGAACTGGCAAAATTATGTGTGGTACAGCTGGTGTTTCTCACTTAGCACAAAATAAAACAACAAAACAAAAACGTCAAGCTCGTGGGTGAGGTCTAGTTGATGCAACCGACTATAGACGTTGAAAAAAAATTAAGATATCTTAA
- the infC gene encoding translation initiation factor IF-3 — protein sequence MAIKNNDDLWNSNIPYESLIIGNNGTNYGLMRRPDALRKAEELGFDILCISPNARPPVCRMYKFDKYRFEQQQKEKEAKKAQKATISEEKEIRLSAVIGDHDIQTKAKNARKFLNDGSKVKVTLKYRGRENSNPEIGKEVIMKFYKELEDICIYDKSFDKKEKNIQTIYLFPKKKSQEN from the coding sequence ATGGCTATTAAAAATAATGACGATTTATGAAATAGCAATATTCCTTATGAAAGTTTAATCATTGGTAACAATGGTACTAATTATGGATTAATGAGGAGACCCGATGCTTTACGCAAAGCTGAAGAATTAGGATTTGATATATTATGTATTTCACCAAATGCTCGCCCTCCTGTTTGTAGAATGTATAAATTTGATAAGTATCGCTTTGAACAACAACAAAAAGAAAAGGAAGCTAAAAAGGCACAAAAGGCCACAATTTCTGAAGAAAAAGAAATTCGTTTAAGTGCTGTTATAGGTGATCATGATATACAAACTAAGGCTAAAAATGCCCGAAAGTTTTTAAATGATGGAAGCAAAGTAAAAGTTACTTTAAAATATCGTGGTCGTGAAAACTCTAATCCTGAGATTGGCAAAGAAGTTATTATGAAGTTTTACAAAGAATTAGAAGATATTTGTATTTATGATAAAAGTTTTGATAAAAAAGAAAAAAACATACAAACTATTTATTTATTTCCAAAAAAGAAAAGTCAAGAAAATTAA
- the pyk gene encoding pyruvate kinase → MIPIIKITKCVTTLGPASTSAEIIQQLVENGSTCARLNFSHGTHEEHLARIVTIREVAAKLNVPIAIMLDTKGPEVRTHTFKGGSAQIKKNDVITVIDNEEIIGTAERFSVNYSNLSKDMKVNDNLLVDDGKLTLKVINIKEHVITCQALNTHIIKDRRAINIPNVKLSLPFISDKDKADLIFGCQQQVDVVAASFVCSKADILAIRKVLDDNGGKHIKINAKIESQLAVNNFDEILEVSDSIMVARGDLGVEIPFEKVPFLEREWIQKCRSVNKPVIVATQMLDSMIENPHPTRAEVTDVWLAVDWGSTCTMLSGESANGNYPALAIATMSKIIVDAESHQPVSKIANELLKSKDTLIAKTIKTIIDEKPQFLITNSQDSKFLTTIANAHLPVYIIPITNNVIDYNKFVLNSGIYAYYDQKGVTIDLNNTLQIQEAISSTYTIPAKAKILVIDIN, encoded by the coding sequence TTGATTCCAATTATAAAAATAACTAAGTGTGTAACAACCTTAGGACCTGCATCAACCTCAGCTGAAATTATTCAACAACTAGTTGAAAATGGATCAACTTGTGCACGACTTAACTTTTCTCATGGAACTCATGAAGAACATTTAGCGCGTATTGTAACGATTAGAGAAGTTGCAGCAAAACTAAATGTCCCCATTGCTATTATGTTAGATACAAAAGGACCTGAAGTAAGAACTCATACTTTCAAAGGTGGGAGTGCACAAATTAAAAAAAACGATGTTATTACTGTTATTGATAATGAAGAAATTATTGGTACTGCTGAAAGATTCTCTGTTAACTATTCAAACCTTTCTAAGGACATGAAAGTTAATGATAACTTATTAGTTGATGATGGGAAATTAACATTAAAAGTTATTAATATCAAAGAACATGTTATTACTTGTCAAGCTTTAAATACACATATTATTAAAGACCGCCGTGCCATTAATATTCCTAATGTAAAATTATCATTACCATTTATTTCTGATAAAGATAAAGCTGATTTAATTTTTGGTTGTCAACAACAAGTTGATGTTGTGGCAGCATCATTTGTTTGTTCAAAAGCAGATATTTTAGCTATTCGGAAAGTATTAGATGACAATGGTGGCAAACATATTAAAATTAATGCCAAAATTGAATCACAATTAGCAGTTAATAATTTTGATGAAATTTTAGAAGTTTCCGATTCTATTATGGTCGCCCGTGGTGATTTAGGAGTTGAAATTCCATTCGAAAAAGTACCATTCTTAGAACGTGAATGAATTCAAAAATGTCGAAGTGTTAATAAACCAGTTATTGTTGCTACGCAAATGTTAGATTCAATGATTGAAAATCCCCATCCCACAAGAGCCGAAGTTACTGATGTATGACTAGCTGTGGATTGAGGTTCAACATGTACCATGCTCTCAGGTGAATCAGCGAATGGTAATTACCCAGCATTAGCAATCGCGACGATGAGTAAAATTATTGTTGATGCTGAAAGTCATCAACCAGTAAGTAAGATTGCTAATGAATTATTAAAATCAAAAGATACGTTAATTGCTAAAACAATTAAAACTATTATTGATGAGAAACCACAATTTTTAATTACTAACAGCCAAGATAGTAAATTCTTAACAACAATTGCTAACGCTCATTTACCAGTATACATAATTCCTATTACCAATAATGTTATTGATTACAATAAGTTTGTTTTAAATTCTGGAATTTATGCTTATTATGACCAAAAAGGTGTTACAATTGATTTAAATAATACTTTACAAATTCAAGAAGCTATTAGTAGTACTTACACAATTCCTGCTAAAGCCAAGATATTAGTAATTGATATTAATTAG
- a CDS encoding dUTP diphosphatase produces the protein MLNQEQFTTIINLQRALDNKIITTRSVSESSTLTARFLALLVELAEFANEQRCFKYWSLKPSSAKNVMLEEYIDGLHFIISIANSLNIDFKKYHFIEQDNESELTLLFINLFASVTTFFTSKTNEDFYQLLNFYFSIAKRCEFTNNDIITSYLTKNKINHLRQSQNY, from the coding sequence ATGTTAAACCAAGAGCAATTTACAACCATTATTAACTTACAGCGTGCATTAGATAACAAAATTATTACAACAAGAAGTGTTAGTGAAAGTAGTACTTTAACTGCACGCTTTTTAGCTTTATTAGTTGAATTAGCCGAATTTGCTAATGAACAACGATGCTTCAAATATTGAAGTTTAAAACCAAGTTCTGCTAAGAATGTGATGTTAGAAGAATATATTGATGGATTGCATTTTATTATCAGTATTGCTAATAGTTTAAATATTGATTTTAAAAAATATCACTTTATAGAGCAAGATAATGAATCAGAACTTACTCTACTTTTTATCAATTTATTTGCTAGTGTTACTACATTTTTCACATCAAAAACTAATGAAGACTTCTATCAATTATTAAATTTTTATTTTTCAATTGCCAAAAGATGTGAATTTACTAATAATGATATTATTACTAGCTATCTTACTAAAAATAAAATAAATCATTTACGACAATCCCAAAATTATTAA